The following proteins are encoded in a genomic region of Brachypodium distachyon strain Bd21 chromosome 1, Brachypodium_distachyon_v3.0, whole genome shotgun sequence:
- the LOC100833453 gene encoding basic blue protein: protein MAQGRGSARAGGNGAAVLALVLLCVLLHGEFAESAVYTVGDRGGWTLNSGGWPRGKRFRAGDVLQFKYGRGAHNVVAVNAAGYKSCSAPRGAKVYSSGNDSVKLSRGTNYFICSIPGHCGAGMKMAVTAA, encoded by the exons ATGGCTCAGGGAAGGGGCAGTGCTCGtgccggcggcaacggcgcGGCCGTGCTGGCGCTGGTTCTCCTCTGCGTGCTCCTCCACGGCGAGTTCGCCGAGTCGGCGGTGTACACCGTCGGGGACCGCGGCGGCTGGACCCTCAACTCCGGCGGCTGGCCCAGGGGCAAGCGCTTCCGCGCCGGCGACGTGCTGC aGTTCAAGTACGGGCGTGGGGCGCACAACGTGGTGGCGGTGAACGCGGCGGGTTACAAGTCGTGCAGCGCGCCGAGGGGAGCCAAGGTGTACAGCTCCGGCAACGACAGCGTCAAGCTTTCCCGGGGCACCAACTACTTCATCTGCAGCATCCCCGGCCACTGCGGCGCCGGCATGAAGATGGCCGTCACTGCCGCCTGA
- the LOC100820964 gene encoding microsomal glutathione S-transferase 3 → MAVSIELTKEYGFVVLVVVAYAFLNFWMAFQVGKARRKYKVAYPTLYAVESENKDAKLFNCVQRGHQNSLEMMPMFFVMVLLGGLQHPVVAAGLGALYTVARFFYFKGYATGVPDNRLKLGGFNFLAIIGLILCTASFGINLVIREAI, encoded by the exons ATGGCGGTGTCAATCGAGCTGACGAAGGAGTACGGGTTCGTGGTGCTAGTAGTGGTGGCCTATGCGTTCCTCAACTTCTGGATGGCCTTCCAGGTCGGCAAGGCCCGCAGGAA GTACAAGGTGGCCTACCCAACCCTTTATGCCGTCGAGTCCGAGAACAAGGATGCCAAGCTCTTCAACTGCGTCCAG AGGGGGCACCAGAACTCGCTTGAGATGATGCCGATGTTCTTCGTCATGGTGCTGCTCGGCGGTCTGCAGCACCcggtcgtcgccgccgggctGGGGGCACTCTACACCGTCGCGAGGTTCTTCTACTTCAAGGGCTACGCCACCGGCGTCCCGGACAACCGCCTCAAGCTTGG GGGGTTCAACTTCTTGGCGATAATCGGGCTGATCCTCTGCACGGCGTCGTTCGGCATCAACCTAGTCATCAGGGAGGCTATCTGA
- the LOC100839570 gene encoding basic blue protein, with protein MARGRGSTATRGAMVAAAFAVACYCLGLAGVASAATYYVGDSSGWSLSSGSWPHGKQFHAGDTLVFRYMPWLHNVVAVDEEGYNGCSTPPGARTYQSGNDSVRLARGNNHFICTHLGHCSLGMKMVVNAA; from the exons ATGGCTCGGGGAAGAGGCAGTACTGCAACGCGAGGAGCCATGGTCGCGGCCGCGTTCGCCGTCGCGTGCTACTGCCTTGGCCTTGCCGGCGTCGCCAGCGCGGCCACGTACTACGTCGGGGACAGCAGCGGCTGGTCCCtgagcagcggcagctggcCCCACGGGAAGCAGTTCCACGCCGGCGACACCCTCG TGTTCAGGTACATGCCGTGGCTCCACAACGTGGTGGCCGTGGACGAGGAAGGGTACAACGGCTGCAGCACGCCGCCGGGGGCGAGGACCTACCAGTCCGGCAACGACAGCGTCAGGCTCGCCAGGGGGAACAACCACTTCATCTGCACCCACTTGGGCCACTGCAGCCTCGGGATGAAGATGGTGGTCAACGCCGCCTGA